The following are encoded in a window of Leptolyngbya sp. CCY15150 genomic DNA:
- a CDS encoding CsbD family protein — MDQAKATAKTIEGKYQEEIGNMTGDLKTQAAEKAKQFDANTQEAILESIRPYR, encoded by the coding sequence ATGGATCAGGCTAAAGCAACGGCTAAGACGATTGAAGGTAAATACCAGGAAGAGATTGGTAATATGACCGGCGATCTCAAAACCCAGGCTGCTGAAAAAGCCAAGCAGTTTGATGCTAATACTCAAGAGGCAATTCTTGAAAGCATTAGACCTTATCGGTAA